The following proteins are encoded in a genomic region of Bacillus sp. FJAT-22090:
- a CDS encoding alpha/beta hydrolase family protein has protein sequence MKENGTIERIKSYPSPNPRIKLSEITYWSCGYRVKGMLAEPIKNGSYEGILYCRGGMQSIGMVRPARIAQIAYEGFVVFAPYYRGNRGGEGRDEFAGEDRWDAVYAVDVLKQFCLMNRIHLFAFSRGGIMALWIAILRNDITSLVTWAGVSDIFLTYDERTDMRRMMKRVIGGTPTKNVEAYENRNALAHINEIKAASLIIHGKKDLNVSFEHAKVLEEALLGNDKVVETWYFHDFTHFFPSKVNRQVVKDACMWMRMQKGV, from the coding sequence TTGAAGGAAAATGGAACAATCGAGAGAATTAAAAGTTATCCATCACCAAATCCGCGTATTAAGCTATCTGAAATTACTTATTGGTCCTGCGGCTATCGGGTAAAAGGAATGCTTGCGGAGCCTATAAAAAATGGTTCTTACGAGGGTATTTTATATTGTAGGGGCGGTATGCAAAGTATAGGAATGGTAAGACCAGCCAGAATTGCACAAATTGCCTATGAAGGTTTTGTCGTATTCGCTCCTTATTACCGTGGAAACCGAGGAGGGGAAGGAAGAGATGAATTTGCTGGCGAGGATCGGTGGGATGCAGTTTATGCAGTAGATGTTTTAAAGCAGTTTTGTCTCATGAATCGAATTCACTTATTTGCCTTTTCAAGAGGTGGTATTATGGCTCTTTGGATTGCAATTTTACGAAATGATATTACTTCCCTTGTAACATGGGCTGGTGTTTCAGATATTTTTTTAACCTATGATGAACGAACCGACATGAGACGAATGATGAAGCGTGTTATAGGAGGTACACCGACTAAAAACGTAGAAGCATACGAAAATCGTAATGCCCTTGCACATATTAATGAAATAAAAGCAGCATCGCTAATCATTCACGGTAAAAAGGATTTGAATGTATCATTTGAACATGCAAAGGTTTTAGAAGAAGCGTTATTAGGGAATGATAAGGTTGTAGAGACATGGTATTTTCACGACTTCACGCATTTCTTTCCAAGCAAAGTCAATCGACAAGTGGTGAAGGATGCTTGTATGTGGATGAGAATGCAGAAAGGGGTTTAA
- the pckA gene encoding phosphoenolpyruvate carboxykinase (ATP) → MNSIDTVSELNELLAGENVHIQLSVPQLVEKATSRGEAVLTSTGAVKAETGKYTGRSPQDKYIVDEPISRDKIDWGPVNQPISSEIFESLYKKVTDYLATQDELFVFKGFAGADKDSRIGIQVINEYAWHNLFAHQLFIRPSEEELTTHKADFTIVSAPNFKANPAVDGTKSETFIIVSMEKRIVLIGGTEYAGEMKKSIFSIMNYLLPEANILPMHCSANVGEDGDVALFFGLSGTGKTTLSADAGRKLIGDDEHGWSDNGVFNIEGGCYAKCIDLTRVNEPQIFDAITFGTVLENVVVDAETRIANYADNSLTENTRAAYPIQNIENIVDPSVAGHPNTIIFLTADAFGVLPPISKLTKEQAMYHFLSGFTSKLAGTERGITSPQPAFSTCFGSPFLPLHATVYAEMLGKKIDEHGAQVFLVNTGWTGGEYGVGNRMKLSYTRTMVRAAIEGKLNEVETETDAVFGLSIPAQVEGVPSEVLVPRNAWEDKAAYDQKASELAQAFRENFKKFGTVSEDITLKGGPLA, encoded by the coding sequence ATGAATTCAATCGATACTGTGAGTGAACTGAACGAATTGTTAGCTGGAGAGAATGTACACATTCAGTTATCAGTGCCGCAACTTGTGGAAAAAGCAACATCAAGAGGTGAGGCTGTTTTAACATCTACAGGAGCAGTGAAAGCAGAAACAGGTAAATATACAGGTCGTTCTCCACAAGATAAGTACATTGTAGATGAACCTATATCAAGAGACAAAATCGATTGGGGTCCTGTAAACCAACCAATTTCTTCTGAAATTTTCGAGTCACTCTATAAAAAAGTAACAGACTACCTTGCAACACAAGATGAACTATTTGTGTTCAAAGGATTTGCAGGTGCGGATAAGGATTCACGCATAGGAATTCAAGTAATAAATGAATATGCTTGGCACAATCTATTTGCCCATCAGTTATTCATTCGTCCTTCAGAAGAAGAACTGACAACCCATAAAGCAGATTTCACAATTGTCAGTGCACCTAACTTTAAAGCAAATCCAGCAGTGGACGGTACAAAATCAGAAACATTTATTATCGTTTCAATGGAAAAACGCATTGTATTAATCGGTGGTACTGAATATGCTGGAGAAATGAAAAAATCTATATTCTCTATTATGAACTATTTACTGCCAGAAGCAAACATTTTACCTATGCACTGTTCTGCAAACGTTGGTGAAGATGGTGATGTAGCATTATTCTTTGGTCTTTCAGGAACAGGAAAAACAACACTTTCTGCAGACGCAGGACGTAAATTAATCGGTGATGACGAACACGGTTGGTCTGATAATGGAGTATTTAACATTGAAGGTGGATGCTACGCTAAATGTATCGACCTAACTCGCGTAAATGAGCCTCAAATTTTTGACGCGATTACATTTGGAACGGTTTTAGAAAACGTCGTAGTAGATGCAGAAACACGTATCGCTAATTATGCCGATAATTCTTTAACTGAGAATACACGTGCTGCTTACCCAATCCAAAATATCGAAAATATAGTAGACCCATCTGTAGCTGGTCACCCAAATACAATTATTTTCTTAACTGCTGATGCTTTCGGCGTATTGCCTCCAATCAGTAAATTAACGAAAGAACAAGCAATGTACCACTTCCTAAGTGGATTCACATCTAAATTAGCAGGTACTGAGCGTGGAATAACTTCTCCACAACCAGCTTTCTCAACTTGCTTCGGTTCTCCATTCCTACCATTGCATGCAACTGTTTATGCTGAAATGCTTGGGAAGAAAATCGATGAACACGGTGCACAAGTATTTTTAGTAAACACTGGCTGGACTGGTGGAGAATACGGTGTTGGAAACCGTATGAAGCTTTCTTACACACGTACAATGGTTCGTGCTGCAATTGAAGGTAAGCTAAATGAAGTAGAAACAGAAACTGACGCAGTATTTGGCTTATCAATTCCTGCACAAGTAGAAGGTGTTCCTTCTGAAGTATTAGTACCACGTAATGCTTGGGAAGATAAAGCTGCATACGACCAAAAAGCTAGCGAGCTTGCTCAAGCGTTCCGTGAAAACTTTAAAAAGTTTGGAACTGTATCAGAAGATATCACGCTAAAAGGTGGACCTTTAGCATAA
- a CDS encoding NUDIX domain-containing protein, with product MIISFKDLNGIQVELSFEKNTFSIEARHVLVLAKHQKKWLLTKHPKRGIEFPGGKVEGNESILEAAIRETWEETNVEIKNVEWLAEYLVHDEKPFCKAVFIAEVGYIEEKRPNFETDGALWLSTDDFLHNNNLSFHMRDAGMKAILEKVSALEGKWNNREN from the coding sequence ATGATAATTTCTTTTAAAGATTTAAATGGAATTCAAGTGGAGTTGTCATTTGAAAAAAATACTTTTTCTATTGAAGCTCGACATGTATTAGTGTTAGCAAAACATCAAAAAAAATGGCTATTAACAAAGCATCCAAAGAGGGGGATAGAGTTTCCTGGAGGTAAAGTGGAAGGGAACGAATCCATACTAGAAGCGGCTATAAGAGAAACTTGGGAAGAGACAAATGTGGAGATAAAAAATGTGGAATGGTTGGCAGAATACCTTGTACATGATGAGAAACCATTTTGTAAGGCAGTGTTTATTGCAGAGGTTGGGTATATTGAAGAGAAGAGACCAAATTTCGAAACTGACGGTGCTCTTTGGTTAAGTACAGATGATTTTTTACATAATAATAATTTAAGCTTTCACATGAGAGATGCTGGTATGAAGGCGATATTAGAAAAGGTGAGCGCGCTTGAAGGAAAATGGAACAATCGAGAGAATTAA
- a CDS encoding CPBP family intramembrane glutamic endopeptidase translates to MIKQIILLIAPTIMIFLGLAVLNNVLITFFLFYGWLLFVPLIIRFWDKKSRYRVMLPLTKKNIVVGLISGLVCLFSIYSFVSYFPVIDITHLKSLLEKWDFVGAKVILFVLVLVLINPFLEEFYWREFIYSRLLDRVGNIMSIFIPSFFYSLYHLIIVIEIFTFPFNVLAILPVFLAGCMWGIFRFKLNSLTAPIISHSLADIGIMLGYWSIIN, encoded by the coding sequence ATGATAAAACAAATAATATTATTGATTGCTCCAACGATTATGATTTTCCTTGGGCTTGCTGTATTAAATAATGTTTTAATCACTTTTTTTCTTTTTTATGGGTGGTTATTGTTTGTTCCTCTAATTATCAGATTTTGGGATAAAAAAAGCAGATATCGTGTAATGCTACCACTAACCAAAAAGAATATTGTAGTGGGGCTTATTAGCGGTTTAGTGTGTTTATTTTCCATCTATAGTTTTGTATCTTATTTTCCAGTTATCGATATTACACATTTGAAGAGTTTGTTGGAAAAATGGGACTTTGTAGGAGCAAAGGTTATTTTATTTGTGCTAGTGTTAGTACTAATCAATCCTTTTTTAGAAGAATTTTATTGGAGAGAATTTATCTATTCTCGATTATTGGATAGAGTAGGCAATATTATGTCTATATTCATTCCCTCTTTTTTCTACAGCTTATATCATTTAATCATTGTAATAGAAATTTTTACTTTTCCTTTTAATGTGTTAGCAATACTCCCCGTTTTTTTAGCAGGCTGTATGTGGGGAATATTTCGATTTAAATTAAATTCTTTAACAGCACCAATTATCAGTCATAGTTTAGCTGATATAGGAATCATGCTCGGATATTGGTCTATTATCAATTAA
- the yidD gene encoding membrane protein insertion efficiency factor YidD, whose product MKYIIIGIFRFYQKFISPMTGPNCRFYPTCSHYGVEAVQKHGAIKGGYLTVKRISKCHPFHEGGIDPVPDEWPLKK is encoded by the coding sequence ATGAAATATATTATCATTGGAATTTTTCGTTTCTATCAAAAGTTTATCTCTCCTATGACAGGACCAAATTGCCGATTTTATCCAACATGTTCTCATTACGGTGTAGAAGCTGTACAAAAGCATGGAGCAATTAAGGGTGGATACTTGACTGTAAAAAGAATATCTAAATGTCACCCATTTCATGAAGGTGGTATTGATCCTGTTCCAGATGAATGGCCTTTGAAGAAATAA
- a CDS encoding Dps family protein, whose translation MSAALNKELNKQVATWSVMYTKLHNFHWYVKGPSFFTLHAKFEELYNEATLNMDEIAERLLTLGGNPVATLKEHLELSDVKEATNQESADQMVEAVVADFDKIMKSLKKGMEEAAKDEDDMTEDILNAIYQKIEKHQWMLNAFLGDSNK comes from the coding sequence ATGTCAGCAGCACTAAATAAAGAATTAAATAAACAAGTAGCAACTTGGTCGGTGATGTATACCAAATTACACAACTTTCATTGGTATGTAAAAGGGCCATCCTTTTTTACTTTACACGCAAAATTTGAAGAGCTTTACAATGAAGCAACGCTTAATATGGATGAAATTGCAGAGCGCCTTTTAACTCTAGGTGGTAATCCAGTTGCAACGTTAAAAGAACATTTAGAGCTTTCAGATGTAAAGGAAGCTACTAACCAGGAATCTGCCGATCAAATGGTAGAAGCAGTAGTAGCTGATTTTGATAAAATTATGAAGTCCCTAAAAAAAGGGATGGAAGAGGCAGCGAAAGATGAGGATGACATGACTGAAGATATTTTAAATGCTATTTACCAAAAAATCGAAAAACATCAATGGATGCTAAATGCATTTTTAGGTGATTCAAATAAATAA
- a CDS encoding NAD-dependent malic enzyme: MQNQHIIRNFIVETSSRPGNFAKVATAIGMAEGDIGDITTLKSGALTTVRDISITFKSEEQLQQVISNIEAIGNGVKIHAVTDDVLKAHEGGKIAMKSQLDVRSLGDLQRIYTPGVASVCMEIVHNPEKANYFTSIGSSVAIVTDGTAILGLGNIGSVAGMPVMEGKAVLLDQFVGLSGIPILLNTSDPDEIVETVKHIHQGFGAILLEDIGSPHCFEIEERLKAELPIPVMHDDQHGTAVVALAAILSACKATGVDPKTAVIGQVGLGAAGLAICRMLMAYGVEEVYGLDRQEEAQNRLVNYGGQTIASLEEMMETCDIIIATTGVSGLIKPEMVRKGQIILALSNPNPEILPSAAIAAGAAFAADGRSVNNVIGFPGIFKGALDAGAKEITYTMLIAAAQAIVSHTKPGELIPNPLDPMVHHLVARAVEEAANNEMNR, encoded by the coding sequence ATGCAAAACCAACATATTATACGAAACTTCATTGTTGAAACATCTTCTAGACCGGGTAATTTTGCAAAAGTAGCAACTGCAATTGGAATGGCAGAAGGAGATATTGGTGATATTACGACGTTAAAGAGCGGTGCTTTAACAACTGTTCGTGATATTTCTATTACTTTTAAATCGGAAGAACAATTACAACAAGTTATTTCTAATATTGAAGCCATTGGAAATGGTGTTAAGATACATGCTGTTACTGATGATGTACTGAAAGCTCATGAAGGCGGAAAAATCGCGATGAAGAGTCAGCTGGATGTACGATCATTAGGAGATTTACAAAGAATTTATACACCTGGTGTAGCGAGTGTTTGTATGGAAATTGTACATAATCCAGAGAAAGCAAATTATTTTACATCCATTGGAAGCTCCGTAGCTATCGTTACGGATGGTACAGCTATCTTAGGTCTAGGTAATATTGGTTCAGTAGCCGGTATGCCTGTAATGGAAGGGAAAGCCGTGTTATTAGATCAGTTTGTTGGTTTAAGTGGAATACCTATTCTATTAAATACAAGTGATCCAGATGAAATCGTTGAAACTGTAAAGCATATACATCAAGGATTTGGAGCAATATTACTAGAAGATATTGGTTCTCCTCATTGCTTCGAAATAGAAGAACGTCTTAAAGCGGAACTTCCTATTCCAGTAATGCATGATGATCAGCATGGTACTGCTGTTGTGGCACTTGCTGCAATATTATCTGCATGCAAAGCAACAGGAGTTGATCCTAAAACTGCGGTAATTGGTCAAGTTGGACTAGGTGCTGCAGGGTTGGCTATCTGTCGTATGCTAATGGCTTATGGTGTAGAAGAAGTGTATGGTTTAGATAGACAAGAAGAAGCTCAAAATCGATTGGTTAATTATGGTGGACAAACGATTGCTTCATTAGAAGAGATGATGGAGACTTGTGATATTATCATTGCAACTACTGGAGTTTCAGGATTGATTAAGCCAGAAATGGTAAGAAAGGGTCAAATAATTTTAGCTCTATCTAATCCAAATCCAGAGATCTTGCCATCTGCTGCAATAGCAGCAGGAGCAGCCTTCGCAGCAGACGGACGCTCAGTTAATAATGTTATTGGCTTCCCAGGGATATTTAAAGGAGCTTTAGATGCAGGTGCAAAGGAAATTACATACACGATGTTAATTGCAGCAGCACAAGCTATTGTGAGCCATACCAAACCTGGTGAGTTAATACCAAACCCTCTAGATCCTATGGTGCATCATTTAGTGGCTAGAGCAGTAGAAGAAGCAGCAAATAATGAAATGAATAGATAA
- a CDS encoding alpha/beta hydrolase → MWKWEAEEKPKAVIVIVHSAYEHHRRYAWLIEKFRSSNCHIVMGDLPGHGEQTRGKKIHNESFEQYKEYITLALQVAVTYNLPIFILGHGLGATLLIKVLHKLQIEYAGVILTSPWLQLKKQPSKWTNALAKLPVQQKINHDIQLKELTRNYDIYQQFIDDPTYHTIVSNDWYIELQLLMKSILQSTESVPNVPVLLMTAERDKIADITSTAAWFKKQELSEYQYKSWKNCFHDLHQEPEREEIFEYSHAFINNVLRSIGYIV, encoded by the coding sequence ATGTGGAAATGGGAAGCAGAAGAAAAACCTAAAGCAGTAATTGTCATTGTTCATAGTGCATATGAACATCATAGAAGATATGCTTGGTTAATTGAAAAGTTTAGAAGTTCTAACTGTCATATTGTAATGGGAGACTTACCAGGACATGGTGAACAGACAAGAGGAAAAAAAATACATAATGAATCTTTTGAACAATATAAAGAATATATAACGCTTGCTTTACAAGTAGCCGTTACTTATAATTTACCAATTTTTATTCTTGGCCATGGACTTGGAGCAACCCTGCTTATTAAAGTGCTACACAAATTACAAATAGAATATGCTGGTGTCATTTTAACGTCTCCTTGGTTGCAATTAAAGAAACAGCCATCTAAATGGACAAATGCACTGGCAAAATTACCAGTACAACAAAAGATTAACCATGATATTCAGCTTAAGGAATTAACGAGAAACTATGATATTTATCAACAATTTATTGATGATCCTACTTACCATACAATCGTCTCGAATGATTGGTACATAGAACTCCAATTACTTATGAAAAGTATTTTACAATCAACGGAATCAGTACCGAATGTTCCGGTATTATTAATGACTGCTGAAAGAGATAAGATTGCAGATATCACATCTACTGCAGCGTGGTTTAAAAAGCAAGAGCTATCTGAGTATCAATATAAGTCATGGAAAAATTGCTTTCATGATTTGCATCAAGAACCTGAAAGGGAAGAGATTTTTGAGTATTCTCATGCCTTTATAAATAATGTTCTAAGATCCATTGGTTATATTGTATGA
- a CDS encoding transposase, protein MDLKKVYVSVSHRKVYIYPDESPWEYEIVADREIIPVFQKLFEQLSDAEMSNFWRAHIPIRLYHLDKENDEYDIRMKKLYALIHEFSNEESRSLIESLPYFNESRRVFVE, encoded by the coding sequence ATGGATTTGAAGAAAGTGTATGTTTCAGTTTCACACCGGAAAGTTTATATTTATCCGGATGAATCTCCATGGGAATATGAAATAGTAGCGGATCGTGAAATAATTCCTGTATTTCAAAAGCTTTTTGAGCAATTAAGTGATGCAGAAATGAGTAACTTTTGGAGAGCACATATTCCAATAAGATTATATCATTTAGATAAAGAAAATGATGAGTACGATATAAGAATGAAGAAATTATATGCGCTGATTCATGAATTTAGCAATGAAGAATCAAGATCACTAATAGAGTCACTTCCATATTTTAATGAAAGTAGGAGAGTATTCGTTGAGTAG
- a CDS encoding isoprenylcysteine carboxyl methyltransferase family protein, translating into MLLFYIIISLVIIQRITEVFIAKQNEKKMLAQGAYEVGAAHYPYMVALHVSFFVSLIAEVLIFERGISPLFPLFLLIFLFVQGLRIWCLTTLGTFWNTKIIILPGARVVSKGPYLFIKHPNYVVVCIEIVLLPLMFQAYMTALCFTLLNLAMLSVRIPLEEKALSEATNYNEEFKKKISAS; encoded by the coding sequence ATGCTGTTATTTTACATTATTATTTCACTAGTAATCATTCAAAGAATAACGGAAGTATTTATAGCTAAACAAAATGAAAAAAAGATGCTTGCACAAGGTGCATATGAAGTAGGTGCTGCTCATTATCCATATATGGTAGCTCTTCACGTCAGCTTTTTTGTTAGCTTGATTGCAGAAGTTCTAATTTTTGAGCGAGGCATTTCTCCTCTATTCCCTTTATTTCTTCTAATTTTTTTATTTGTACAAGGTTTACGTATTTGGTGTTTAACAACTTTAGGTACTTTTTGGAATACGAAAATCATTATTTTGCCTGGAGCACGTGTTGTTTCTAAGGGTCCATATCTTTTTATCAAACATCCAAATTATGTGGTTGTCTGTATCGAAATTGTACTACTACCACTAATGTTTCAAGCTTATATGACCGCTCTTTGTTTTACTCTTTTGAATCTTGCCATGCTTTCCGTTCGAATACCTTTGGAAGAAAAAGCTTTAAGTGAAGCTACTAATTATAATGAAGAATTTAAAAAGAAGATTTCAGCGTCTTAA
- a CDS encoding YjfB family protein — protein sequence MDINSIMSSQLMELQQTVQMSVLKNALNMETVAAVGLLENMPQTSAPHPYKGSVVDIQV from the coding sequence ATGGATATTAATTCCATTATGTCTTCACAGTTAATGGAGCTACAACAAACGGTTCAAATGAGCGTGTTGAAAAATGCTTTGAATATGGAAACAGTAGCTGCTGTAGGACTTTTAGAAAACATGCCTCAAACTTCTGCTCCACATCCTTATAAAGGGTCTGTTGTAGATATTCAAGTTTAA
- the metK gene encoding methionine adenosyltransferase, whose translation MTQRRLFTSESVTEGHPDKICDQISDAILDAILTEDPNARVACETTVTTGLVLVAGEITTSTYVDIPKVVRSTIKEIGYTRAKYGFDSETSAVLTSIDEQSADIAQGVDQALEAREGSMTDSDIEAIGAGDQGLMFGYACNETPELMPLPISLAHQLARRLADVRKDETLDYLRPDGKTQVTVEYDENNNPVHIDTIVISTQHHPEVTLEQIQKDLKEVVINPIVPANLIDENTKYFINPTGRFVIGGPQGDAGLTGRKIIVDTYGGYARHGGGAFSGKDPTKVDRSAAYAARYVAKNIVAAGLADRCEVQLAYAIGVAQPVSIAVDTFGTGKVEEAKLVSHIRELFDLRPAGIIKMLDLRRPIYKQTAAYGHFGRTDIDAPWERTDKADLLRQKAGL comes from the coding sequence ATGACACAACGCAGATTATTTACATCTGAATCAGTTACAGAAGGGCATCCAGATAAAATTTGTGATCAAATTTCAGATGCAATTCTAGATGCAATTCTTACGGAAGATCCAAACGCACGTGTTGCTTGTGAAACAACAGTGACTACAGGGTTAGTATTAGTTGCAGGGGAAATCACAACATCCACTTATGTTGATATTCCAAAAGTTGTACGTTCAACTATTAAAGAAATCGGCTACACTCGTGCAAAATATGGTTTTGACTCTGAAACTTCAGCAGTATTAACTTCTATTGATGAGCAATCAGCTGATATTGCTCAAGGGGTTGACCAAGCTTTAGAGGCACGTGAAGGATCTATGACAGATTCTGATATTGAAGCAATTGGAGCAGGAGACCAAGGTTTAATGTTTGGTTACGCATGTAATGAAACACCTGAACTTATGCCACTTCCAATTAGTTTAGCTCATCAGTTGGCTCGTCGTTTAGCAGACGTTCGTAAAGACGAAACTTTAGACTATTTACGTCCAGATGGTAAAACACAAGTAACTGTGGAGTATGATGAAAATAACAATCCTGTTCATATAGATACAATTGTTATTTCGACTCAGCATCACCCAGAAGTAACGTTAGAACAAATTCAAAAAGATTTAAAAGAAGTAGTTATCAATCCAATTGTTCCTGCTAATTTAATTGATGAAAATACTAAATATTTCATTAACCCAACTGGTCGTTTCGTAATTGGTGGACCACAAGGGGATGCAGGTTTAACAGGTCGTAAAATTATTGTAGATACTTACGGTGGATATGCTCGTCATGGAGGCGGTGCGTTCTCTGGTAAAGATCCAACAAAAGTAGACCGTTCAGCAGCATATGCTGCTCGTTACGTTGCAAAAAATATTGTTGCAGCAGGACTTGCAGATCGTTGTGAAGTACAACTTGCCTATGCAATTGGTGTAGCACAACCTGTATCAATCGCAGTAGACACATTTGGTACTGGAAAAGTAGAAGAGGCAAAATTAGTTTCACATATTCGTGAATTGTTTGACCTTCGTCCAGCTGGTATTATTAAAATGCTAGACCTTCGTCGTCCTATTTACAAGCAAACAGCTGCGTATGGACATTTTGGTCGTACTGACATTGATGCACCATGGGAAAGAACAGATAAAGCAGATTTGTTAAGACAAAAAGCTGGTTTATAA
- a CDS encoding metal ABC transporter solute-binding protein, Zn/Mn family: protein MKKTLLLFFIVLLILFTAACGNNAVEEATTQEKNEEIQIYTTVYPLQYFAERIGGDAVSVSSIYPAGANEHTFEPTQQDMMSLADADLFFYIGLGLEGFVENAKKTLANEHVRMVATIDAVSDDQLDASHSEHEETTDEDHHSEHDEGSEETSEHTEEGHEHHDHGGVDPHVWISPKISQNLALSIKDSLIEAAPSQKDAFENNYEELIVELQQLDADFSEMAQNSPNKTFFVSHSAFGYIANTYDLEQVAVAGLNSQDEPSQKELTEIIDIAKDKNISYILFEQNVSSKLTEVIQQEVGAKSLVLHNLGVLSKEDIKNKETYFTLMNKNLETLRTALQ, encoded by the coding sequence ATGAAAAAGACACTTCTACTATTTTTTATAGTTCTACTGATTTTATTTACAGCAGCTTGCGGTAATAATGCAGTCGAAGAAGCAACAACTCAAGAAAAGAACGAGGAAATACAAATTTATACGACCGTTTATCCTCTTCAATATTTTGCTGAAAGAATTGGTGGAGATGCAGTCTCTGTGTCCTCTATATATCCTGCTGGTGCCAATGAACATACATTTGAACCTACTCAACAAGATATGATGTCACTTGCGGATGCGGACTTATTTTTCTATATAGGACTAGGTTTAGAAGGATTTGTGGAGAATGCCAAAAAAACTTTAGCAAACGAGCATGTTAGAATGGTAGCAACGATTGATGCAGTTTCGGACGATCAATTAGATGCATCTCATAGCGAGCATGAGGAAACAACGGACGAAGACCATCATAGCGAGCATGACGAAGGATCGGAAGAAACAAGTGAGCATACGGAAGAGGGTCACGAACATCACGATCATGGCGGGGTAGATCCTCATGTATGGATTTCTCCAAAAATAAGTCAAAATCTTGCTCTTTCTATAAAAGATTCTCTTATAGAAGCTGCTCCTTCACAAAAAGATGCTTTTGAAAATAATTACGAGGAATTGATTGTAGAGTTACAACAATTGGATGCAGATTTTAGTGAAATGGCACAAAATTCACCGAACAAGACATTTTTCGTTTCACACTCAGCATTTGGTTATATTGCAAATACCTATGATTTAGAGCAAGTAGCAGTTGCTGGTCTTAATTCACAAGACGAACCTTCTCAAAAAGAGCTTACAGAAATAATTGACATTGCAAAGGATAAAAACATATCGTATATATTGTTTGAACAAAATGTCTCATCCAAGCTAACGGAAGTAATTCAACAAGAAGTTGGAGCTAAAAGCTTAGTATTACACAATTTAGGTGTACTATCCAAAGAAGATATTAAAAACAAGGAAACCTACTTCACATTAATGAACAAAAATCTAGAAACATTGAGAACTGCTTTACAATAA
- a CDS encoding gamma carbonic anhydrase yields the protein MIYPFKGKYPTIDESAFIADYVTITGDVTIGQESTIWFNTVIRGDVAPTIIGRRVSIQDLCCLHQSPNNPLVIEDEVTIGHQVTLHSCTIRKGALVGMGSIILDGAEIGEGAFIGAGSLVTQGKKIPPNSLAIGSPAKVVRELSEEDKEDVQRIIREYVEKGQYYKSLQK from the coding sequence TTGATTTATCCATTTAAAGGCAAATATCCAACAATAGATGAATCTGCATTTATTGCTGATTATGTCACAATTACAGGCGATGTGACAATCGGACAAGAGTCTACAATTTGGTTTAATACGGTAATCAGAGGGGACGTTGCTCCTACGATTATTGGACGAAGAGTGAGTATCCAAGATTTATGTTGTTTGCATCAAAGTCCTAATAACCCTCTTGTTATTGAAGATGAAGTGACAATTGGACACCAAGTAACGTTACATAGCTGTACTATTCGAAAAGGTGCTTTGGTTGGAATGGGCTCTATTATTTTGGATGGAGCTGAGATCGGTGAAGGTGCATTTATCGGTGCTGGAAGTTTAGTAACCCAAGGTAAGAAAATTCCCCCTAATTCACTTGCCATAGGTAGTCCTGCAAAAGTTGTTCGGGAGCTGTCTGAGGAAGACAAAGAAGATGTTCAACGTATTATTCGTGAATACGTTGAAAAAGGACAGTATTATAAATCACTTCAAAAATAA